DNA sequence from the Orcinus orca chromosome 2, mOrcOrc1.1, whole genome shotgun sequence genome:
CCAGTTTTCCAGCGGGGCCCCTCCGGCGCCGAGAACCTGACGGCCACGCCCATGCCAGGTCCCTCCCCTCGGCCCCGCCCACCTCGTGGGCGGGTTACTTAGGCCGTCACCATAACAAGGTCCGGCCCCCCGACACCTCTGTCCCCGACCAATGGGGCGGTGCCAGGGGCGGTCCCGGAAGTGACGCAAGGACGCGCCCTCCATTTTGTAGGACGCCAGAACAGCTAAGTGCGTCAGTTGTGGAGAGACGTAGACGAGTTGAGTCCTGGTCTGCGGGGAGGCTGCCGGCTCCGTTGCAGACTACggacctctctgggtctcagctgcCAAAGATCCTGTCCGGTAGGTGAGTGGCTCACTTTGAGGGAAAGGCTTCTCGGATCGAGGCTTCTTCATGGCCGCTCAGATCGCGAGTGGTCAGGGCTGCTCTCTGTGCGGAGGACGGCGTCCAATGAGCGCAGTTTATTCGAGGTGGGCGCTGGGGCACGTCTCCCTTTGGGTATTGTTTGAGGGGACCTGACGGGGGAAGGGCGGTCCTGGTCACGGTCGTTTTTACAGCGGGGTCGtgtgcccctccctgcctccttcacTCTCCGAACCCGGAGAGTAGTGGGCCGAGACCTTTGCTCGGGGTGTGGTCGGGGCTGTCCCAGGGCGGGTACAGTGACCCGGAGCGGTGGGGtcgggcgggggggaggggacagggagttTGGCACGGGCGGCTGTCCCCACCGCCGGCTCCGAGGCCGCCATTTTGTGACTGCTCCGCGGCCGCCCGCCGCCGTCTGCGCAGGCGAGGCGGTGGCGTCGCGAGATTCCGGCTTCCACCCGCTGTGACTCTCCTGGGAGGCGGCGACGCGCGCGCAGCCCGTCGCCATTGGGCTGGCCTTGCGGAGGGGGGGTCGGCTCCGCCCGCACTTCTCGGCCTTTCCTGACTGCGGCAGACGGGAGGGGGCCAGAAGAGCCGGGGAGAGAGTGCGGCTGCGCAGTTCCAGAGGCGGCAGTGGGCGTTGCGGTTGCTGCGGTCTGGGCCCAGGGAAGGATCGTGTTGGGAGCCGAGTTTTAATTTTGTCTGCAAGGGACCTGGCCTAGTTAAGAGGCACTCTTGGCAGTCTTGTTTATAACATCACCgggtaaacattttattttatgccgTTTATGTTTTTGATCCCTTGACCAGACATTCTTCTGACATTTCACCGGTGTTATCTCAATTGAATTATTTCCTGACAGGAAGTACTAGCGGGACATGAGTGGCTGTCGCGTATTCATCGGGAGGCTAAATCCAGCGGCCCGGGAGAAAGACGTGGAAAGATTCTTCAAGGGGTATGGACGAATACGAGATATTGATTTGAAAAGAGGCTTTGGTTTTGTGGTGAGTATTTAGAACTGGTGATTTATCTGTTGTTAAGTGCGTAAAGATTGTGGTAAGCAGTGCTTTTGATTTTATTGAGTCCAGGTAGAGTATCTTTAGGAAATGCCTTGCATCATTGAGGCAGTGAATTTTCTTAAGGGATAAAAGAGCCTCACTACTGGCTGAGAGAAGTCACTGCTGGTCGCTTTTTGATGTGGCTGAGCTATATGCTGTTGTCATTAAGATACTCTTCCTAGGCTTTCACAGGTATTTACTGGTTTCAGTGGGTTGTAGAATACACTTTTAAAGGTGTATGAAGCATTCGGGTTTTTTCATGTTTGTATTTTAGGAATTTGAGGATCCCAGGGATGCAGATGATGCCGTATATGAACTTGATGGAAAAGAACTCTGCAGTGAAAGGTGAGGatcttgtttttagttttatcacTAGTTATCACTGCAGAAATAGAGCAGACTAGGTCAGCTGGGTGTTTATTTCTAAATAGTTTCTGACATAGCTTAAGTGGATAATGAAGATGTTTCCTCCCTTTCTGTAGGGTTACAATTGAACATGCTAGGGCTCGATCTCGAGGCGGAAGAGGTAGAGGACGCTACTCAGACCGTTTTAGTAGTCGCAGACCTCGAAATGATAGACGGTATGTGATGGATGGTGGATGGCTGCTTTGAACAAGCGTTACTGCAGGAGGAGTCTTTAATGTTTAAAAACCATTAGCAATAAGCGATTTTGCTGTTTGTGTATAATCAGTTCTGTTACGTCCACTGATCCTGCGTGTGTCATAAAATAATGCAGAAACTGTTGGCGGAAGTCATTTGAATGACTTGTCATATCTGATTGCTTGAACTTGCCCACAACTGAACACAATAAGTGCACGTTGCTTCATTTCTTCCATTGTGAGCGCTCATTTTCTTCCTCAGAAATGCTCCACCTGTAAGAACAGAAAATCGGCTTATAGTTGAGAATTTATCTTCAAGAGTCAGCTGGCAGGTTTGTTGAAATACAGTTTTGAGATATTGTAATGTGGCTTTTTAAATACTAGTGGGTAGCTAatgtttttattaatgttttattaaaagtaattttaattttaaattaatggaCTTAAtcgtaattttaaaattttaattaaatgtaattgggggatatttcaaattttaatattagtgatcaaatgtaaatgttttgaggatatattttcttgttttttaaaatcaattttaaccAAATATTAAACCCTTTATTTGCCAGCCTATCTGTGTCGTTGGCCTTATGACGAGGAGTGCCTGTGGGTTATCCTAATCGTTGTCTTGGTCACTCTTGGTTGGGCCTGGTTGACTTTGCCAGTCAGCTCCTACAGTGATCAATTGGCCACCTCTAGATCTGTGTTTGCCGGTCTAGACGTAATCGGTGCACTTCCTTGAAGTGCCAGGTTGCAGCGATCCCAGAGCGTTGATAACGTGATCTGATCCCTAAGTTGAGAGCTGTCTTCCTGTAACGCTTCCGAATAAGAGGTCCTGGTCGAAAAGAGTTGAAAGATACGAAATTAGGTGGTCGTTGGAATCCTGATCGCAGTAAAGTGGTCCTTGGTAACTACACAAGAGTAGAACATGTCTGCATCCGCCAGTAGTCTGCTAATAGGGAGGGCTGTGCGATTAAAGGCTTCCATCGATTGGGTAGTATCCTTCAAGTGGGTGGCGAAGAGCCAGTCGGGCATATGTCATGAAGGTTTCTCCGACCGATTAATGGTTTGCTGCTTGACTAGCCtagggaaataataataaaggtaaaGTAAACTTTTTTAATGACATATGGGGCACAAGATAACTGGTGTCttgtaaatgttttgtttttaaatataaaatttctactttagtctttactttaaaaatatgtattgtttctttttgttttgtttttgttttgttttgtttttttccttttgtattgaGCTCAGTATAGACTAATACTACTTTAATGTTAAAATCTGAATTTCCTGGCATTTTGCTTAAAAGCAATATGCTATTTGCTTATTTCGTGCCctgacatatattatttttaaattctgatagAATACAAGTGTGGTAAATACCATGTTTGTACTTTATCTAACATCTTCTCTTTCAGTAGTCTTGTTTTTATACAATGTGGTTGTTTGTGTgtcatgtttccttttctctgcttaACACAATCGTCTTGTGTTAAGGATCTCAAAGATTTCATGAGACAAGCTGGGGAAGTAACCTTTGCGGATGCACATCGACCTAAATTAAATGAAGGGTGAGTATGTACTGGAGTATgagccttttaaaatattctgaaagttTTACTCTTGAATGTTTGAGCTCTCAAAATTTGGGCATGCTGGAATGTAGCAGTTCTCAGTCAGGGTTGAGTTTGCTCCTCAGGGTGCATGTGGCAGTTCTGGAGACCTTTTGGTTGTCATGATTGAGGGTGCTGCTGGCATCTTGTGAGAAGAGGTCTGGGATGTTAGTAATCATCCTGTAACGCACAGGAAAGCTGCTCACCCCCAAAGAATCATCTAGCTTAAAATGTCAACGGTTTGGAGGTTGCAAAGTCTTGCTCTCGTGCTGTTTTATCCCTAAAGAGATGACTCAATATAGCGATAgcaaaatgaacattaaaaaggTACTTAAACTAGACTGATAACATAGTTTGTGAGACTACAAGAAGTATATAActttacaaatggcatttttttctttgtagggtAGTTGAGTTTGCCTCTTATGGTGACTTAAAGAATGCTATTGAAAAActttctggaaaagaaataaatgggagaaaaatcaaattaatcGAAGGCAGCAAAAGGCACAGGTAtctctttaaattgttttttaatataaatttatttattttattttggctgtgttgggtcttcgttgcagcgcttGGGCTTTcatagttgcggcgagcaggggctacttttcattgcggtgcgcgggcctcgcgttgcggtggcttctcttattgcggtgcacgggctctaggtgct
Encoded proteins:
- the SRSF5 gene encoding serine/arginine-rich splicing factor 5 isoform X1, whose translation is MSGCRVFIGRLNPAAREKDVERFFKGYGRIRDIDLKRGFGFVEFEDPRDADDAVYELDGKELCSERVTIEHARARSRGGRGRGRYSDRFSSRRPRNDRRNAPPVRTENRLIVENLSSRVSWQDLKDFMRQAGEVTFADAHRPKLNEGVVEFASYGDLKNAIEKLSGKEINGRKIKLIEGSKRHSRSRSRSRSRTRSSSRSRSRSRSRSRKSYSRSRSRSRSRSKSRSVSRSPVPEKSQKRGSSSRSKSPASVDRQRSRSRSRSRSRSRSVDSGN
- the SRSF5 gene encoding serine/arginine-rich splicing factor 5 isoform X2, whose translation is MSGCRVFIGRLNPAAREKDVERFFKGYGRIRDIDLKRGFGFVEFEDPRDADDAVYELDGKELCSERVTIEHARARSRGGRGRGRYSDRFSSRRPRNDRRNAPPVRTENRLIVENLSSRVSWQDLKDFMRQAGEVTFADAHRPKLNEGVVEFASYGDLKNAIEKLSGKEINGRKIKLIEGSKRHRSRSRSRSRTRSSSRSRSRSRSRSRKSYSRSRSRSRSRSKSRSVSRSPVPEKSQKRGSSSRSKSPASVDRQRSRSRSRSRSRSRSVDSGN